One Alkalicoccus halolimnae DNA segment encodes these proteins:
- the fni gene encoding type 2 isopentenyl-diphosphate Delta-isomerase — MSRESRKLDHIKNALASGARGENGLDDIHFVHNSLPETNVKDISLNTSLAGMDLSAPLLINAMTGGGGEQTEAINGSLAEVAGQLQIPIAVGSQMAALKDPTQQESYKVVRRNNRRGKVFANVGSEAGVSDALQCAEMIEADALQVHLNTVQELIMPEGDRDFTGTLSRIEAIVRELNIPVIVKEVGFGMSREASALIQQAGAKAVDTGGSGGTSFAVIENERRERPLEFFEDWGIPTAVSIAEAESSLDIDIIGSGGIRTAYDTAKAIALGACSCGTAGQVLNWLHTKGQRGTHESLEMMMKDITLIMTAVGAADIKSLQNAPVVILGETKDWLEQRGIDTRIYAADRRG; from the coding sequence TTGAGCAGAGAATCAAGAAAGCTGGATCATATAAAAAACGCTTTAGCCTCTGGAGCCCGAGGGGAAAATGGACTCGATGATATCCACTTTGTACATAACAGTTTACCTGAAACTAATGTAAAAGATATCTCACTGAATACTTCTTTAGCAGGCATGGATTTATCGGCTCCTCTTCTTATAAACGCGATGACAGGAGGAGGGGGAGAGCAGACCGAAGCGATAAATGGAAGCCTTGCTGAGGTTGCCGGGCAATTACAAATTCCAATTGCTGTCGGTTCTCAAATGGCGGCTCTGAAAGATCCAACTCAGCAGGAATCTTATAAAGTAGTGCGCAGGAATAACCGCAGAGGTAAAGTTTTTGCGAACGTAGGCAGTGAAGCAGGAGTTTCCGATGCTTTGCAGTGTGCTGAAATGATTGAGGCAGATGCCCTGCAGGTTCATTTAAATACAGTTCAGGAACTGATTATGCCCGAGGGCGACAGAGATTTTACCGGAACTTTGTCGAGGATAGAAGCTATAGTAAGAGAATTAAATATACCGGTAATCGTTAAAGAAGTAGGATTTGGAATGAGCAGAGAAGCTTCTGCATTGATTCAGCAGGCGGGAGCAAAAGCTGTAGATACCGGCGGAAGCGGAGGTACAAGCTTTGCAGTAATAGAAAACGAAAGAAGGGAAAGGCCTCTTGAATTCTTTGAAGACTGGGGCATTCCTACAGCAGTAAGTATAGCTGAAGCTGAATCTTCTTTGGATATAGATATCATCGGTTCCGGGGGGATAAGGACAGCTTATGATACTGCAAAAGCTATCGCACTCGGAGCCTGTTCATGCGGAACGGCAGGGCAGGTGTTGAACTGGCTGCATACGAAGGGACAGCGCGGCACACATGAATCTCTGGAAATGATGATGAAAGATATCACTTTAATCATGACTGCGGTTGGAGCTGCAGATATAAAAAGTCTTCAGAACGCTCCGGTTGTCATTCTTGGAGAAACGAAAGACTGGCTGGAACAGAGAGGAATCGATACGAGGATCTATGCAGCAGACCGCAGAGGATAG
- the der gene encoding ribosome biogenesis GTPase Der — translation MSKPVLAIVGRPNVGKSTIFNRLIGERLAIVEDKPGVTRDRIYSTAEWLNHEFFLIDTGGIEMSDEPLLEQMRMQAELAIDEADVICFVVNGRDGITGADEEVAQLLQRSNKPVVIAVNKMDDHSMHEKLYEFYSLGVGDPYPVSGSHGLGLGDMLDAACSYFPEDHGTDYDVDTIRMSLIGRPNVGKSSLVNAILGEERVIVSSIPGTTRDAIDTPFIRDDQEYVVIDTAGMRKRGKVYETTEKYSVLRALKAIDRSDVVLVVIDGEEGIIEQDKKIAGYAHEAGRAVVLVVNKWDAVQKDDKTMQKFEQKIRDQFQFLDYAPIVFLSALTKQKLHQLLPVVNQVSESHNLRIKTNVLNDVIVDAVTSNPTPTDHGGKRLRINYTTQVAVAPPTFVLFVNDPELMHFSYRRYLENNIRRAFGFIGTPIRILERKKSE, via the coding sequence GTGTCAAAGCCAGTTTTAGCAATTGTAGGACGCCCTAATGTAGGGAAATCTACTATTTTCAATAGGTTAATTGGAGAAAGACTAGCAATCGTCGAAGATAAACCGGGTGTAACAAGGGATAGAATTTATAGCACAGCCGAGTGGCTGAACCACGAATTTTTTCTGATCGACACCGGTGGGATAGAAATGTCGGATGAGCCGCTGCTTGAACAAATGCGTATGCAGGCAGAATTAGCTATTGATGAAGCTGATGTTATCTGCTTCGTAGTTAATGGCCGTGATGGGATTACAGGAGCTGACGAAGAAGTAGCACAGCTGCTGCAGCGTTCCAACAAACCGGTTGTTATCGCAGTTAATAAAATGGATGATCATTCCATGCACGAAAAACTTTACGAATTCTACAGTCTTGGAGTAGGAGATCCTTACCCGGTCTCCGGATCACATGGTTTAGGTCTTGGTGATATGCTGGATGCCGCATGTTCTTACTTTCCGGAGGATCATGGAACCGACTACGATGTAGATACGATACGCATGAGTTTAATCGGAAGGCCGAACGTAGGTAAATCCTCTCTTGTGAATGCAATTTTAGGAGAAGAAAGGGTTATTGTGAGCAGTATCCCGGGAACGACGAGAGATGCTATCGATACTCCTTTTATAAGAGATGATCAGGAATATGTAGTAATCGATACGGCTGGGATGAGAAAGCGCGGGAAAGTTTACGAAACGACTGAAAAATACAGCGTGCTTCGTGCTTTAAAGGCGATTGATCGTTCTGATGTAGTTCTGGTCGTAATCGATGGGGAAGAAGGTATTATAGAGCAGGACAAAAAAATAGCTGGATATGCTCATGAAGCCGGAAGAGCAGTAGTTCTGGTTGTTAATAAATGGGATGCGGTTCAAAAAGACGATAAAACGATGCAGAAATTCGAGCAAAAAATCCGAGATCAGTTTCAATTTCTGGACTATGCACCAATCGTTTTCCTGTCAGCTCTTACGAAACAAAAACTTCACCAGCTTCTGCCGGTCGTCAATCAGGTAAGTGAATCTCACAACCTTCGAATAAAAACCAATGTACTGAACGATGTGATTGTAGACGCTGTCACTTCCAATCCAACTCCGACAGATCACGGTGGGAAAAGATTGAGAATTAATTATACAACTCAGGTGGCTGTAGCACCACCGACATTTGTTTTATTTGTGAACGATCCGGAATTAATGCACTTTTCTTACAGGCGCTATCTGGAAAACAATATCCGCAGGGCATTTGGGTTTATTGGAACGCCAATTAGAATTCTTGAAAGAAAAAAGAGTGAATAA
- the plsY gene encoding glycerol-3-phosphate 1-O-acyltransferase PlsY, with product MNIAAVILSYLIGAVSFSYVTGQLLKKLDIRDHGSGNAGATNTLRVLGIGPAVAVLLLDCAKGIAAVWIGYAVSGGDPLIAALCGTASVLGHNWPVYFGFRGGKGVATTIGVLATLVFWPALIAGIVAISVIVITRYVSLGSLLFMIGTTIITALFNQFFDYPFVYVYFLAALTLLSLWKHRENVNRLIKGSESKLGEKVETT from the coding sequence ATGAATATTGCTGCTGTTATATTATCTTATTTAATAGGAGCTGTTAGTTTTAGTTATGTTACAGGACAGCTCCTTAAAAAGCTGGATATCCGCGATCATGGAAGCGGAAATGCAGGAGCTACGAACACGCTTCGTGTTCTGGGGATAGGGCCGGCTGTAGCTGTTCTTCTGCTTGACTGTGCAAAGGGCATCGCTGCCGTTTGGATTGGCTATGCTGTGAGCGGGGGAGATCCTTTAATTGCTGCTTTATGCGGTACTGCGTCTGTACTCGGGCACAATTGGCCTGTGTATTTCGGTTTTCGGGGTGGAAAAGGAGTGGCTACAACAATAGGAGTGTTGGCTACTCTTGTTTTTTGGCCTGCATTGATTGCTGGCATAGTTGCTATATCAGTTATTGTCATTACCCGGTATGTTTCACTCGGATCTCTGCTCTTTATGATCGGGACAACAATCATTACTGCACTTTTTAATCAATTTTTCGACTATCCTTTTGTTTATGTTTATTTTTTAGCAGCTTTAACGCTCCTTTCATTATGGAAACATAGAGAGAATGTTAATAGACTTATAAAAGGCTCAGAAAGTAAGCTGGGTGAAAAAGTGGAAACTACGTAA
- a CDS encoding NAD(P)H-dependent glycerol-3-phosphate dehydrogenase, translating to MKKAAVIGAGSWGTALAMVLADNGHEVKLLSRTEKHADTINKTHKNTRYLSGVSLPESIKAFSSMEEAVSGADFIVLVVPTKAMREVLPKLKPFISENAVLVHASKGIEPESHMRISEIIAEELDNRAVVCLSGPSHAEEVCKRQPTTVTCSSLHMDLAEEVQDLFMNQSFRVYTNPDLIGVELGGALKNIIAIGSGMTSGLGFGDNARAALMTRGLAEISRLGVKLGANPLTFSGLSGLGDLIVTCTSFHSRNWRAGNMIGKGMSVSQTENEMGMVVEGVRTTKAAYQLSEKYHIDMPITRELYAVLFEDKDVEEAVEALMGRVKKKEVEELMRGQTSSMGKDPLDHFEP from the coding sequence ATGAAAAAAGCAGCTGTCATAGGAGCCGGGAGCTGGGGAACGGCTTTAGCAATGGTACTTGCTGATAATGGACATGAAGTTAAGCTTCTTTCGAGAACAGAGAAGCACGCAGATACTATTAATAAAACTCACAAAAATACCCGCTACTTATCCGGAGTGTCACTTCCGGAATCCATTAAAGCTTTTTCCTCCATGGAGGAAGCAGTATCCGGTGCTGATTTTATTGTGCTTGTTGTACCTACAAAGGCTATGAGGGAGGTTCTTCCTAAGCTGAAGCCTTTTATCAGCGAAAACGCTGTATTAGTTCATGCAAGTAAAGGAATTGAGCCTGAATCCCACATGCGTATTTCGGAAATTATTGCTGAAGAGCTTGATAACAGAGCAGTTGTATGTTTAAGTGGTCCGAGCCATGCAGAAGAAGTATGTAAACGTCAGCCCACAACAGTGACTTGTTCTTCCCTTCATATGGATCTTGCAGAAGAAGTGCAGGATCTATTTATGAATCAATCTTTCCGTGTTTATACCAATCCGGATTTAATTGGTGTGGAACTTGGCGGAGCGCTTAAAAATATTATTGCTATTGGTTCTGGAATGACAAGCGGACTTGGATTTGGTGATAATGCCCGGGCAGCACTAATGACCAGAGGCCTTGCAGAAATATCCAGACTGGGAGTGAAGCTTGGAGCCAATCCTTTAACCTTCTCCGGCCTTTCGGGTCTGGGAGATTTAATTGTTACATGCACCTCTTTTCACAGCAGAAACTGGCGGGCTGGTAACATGATTGGAAAAGGAATGTCGGTTTCCCAGACAGAAAATGAAATGGGAATGGTGGTAGAAGGAGTGCGCACGACGAAAGCTGCTTATCAGCTTTCGGAGAAATATCATATTGATATGCCTATTACAAGAGAACTGTATGCGGTGTTGTTTGAAGATAAAGATGTAGAGGAAGCAGTAGAGGCACTGATGGGCAGAGTGAAAAAAAAGGAAGTAGAAGAGTTAATGCGAGGTCAGACATCCTCCATGGGAAAAGATCCGCTTGACCACTTCGAGCCCTGA
- a CDS encoding DUF2768 domain-containing protein produces MFEDPLLKMWVSFIAIGLMFLSVVITIFTKEKLSGFLRYSLLTISFVCIMVSGIIVMLVTFSGPVPD; encoded by the coding sequence ATGTTTGAAGATCCATTACTGAAAATGTGGGTGTCTTTTATTGCAATAGGTCTCATGTTTCTCTCCGTCGTTATTACGATTTTTACAAAGGAAAAATTGTCCGGCTTTCTTCGTTATTCACTATTAACAATAAGTTTTGTATGCATTATGGTATCGGGTATTATCGTAATGCTGGTGACATTCAGCGGGCCGGTTCCCGATTAA
- a CDS encoding HU family DNA-binding protein, whose protein sequence is MNKTELINAVAEKTELSKKDATGAVDAVFDIITDALQKQEKVQLIGFGNFEVRERAARKGRNPQTGEEIEIPASNVPAFKPGKALKDAVK, encoded by the coding sequence GTGAACAAAACAGAACTTATCAACGCAGTTGCTGAAAAAACAGAGCTTTCTAAGAAAGATGCGACAGGTGCTGTTGATGCAGTCTTTGATATTATCACTGACGCACTTCAAAAGCAGGAGAAAGTTCAGTTGATCGGATTCGGTAACTTTGAAGTACGCGAGCGTGCGGCACGTAAAGGTCGTAATCCGCAGACTGGAGAAGAGATTGAAATTCCTGCAAGCAACGTACCTGCATTTAAGCCGGGTAAGGCACTTAAAGATGCAGTTAAGTAA
- the folE gene encoding GTP cyclohydrolase I FolE, giving the protein MAQVDHEKIEQAVTMILEAVGEDPKREGLEDTPKRVARMYEEIFQGLKQDPKEHFKTVFGEDHEELVLVKDIPFYSTCEHHLVPFFGKVHIGYLPKGGKVTGLSKMARAVEAVTKRPQLQERITSTIADSMVETLNPLGVIVIVEAEHMCMTMRGVKKPGSQTVTSAVRGAFKDNDAARAEVMALIK; this is encoded by the coding sequence ATGGCTCAGGTGGATCACGAAAAAATTGAACAGGCAGTTACAATGATTCTTGAAGCTGTGGGGGAAGACCCTAAAAGAGAAGGTTTGGAAGATACTCCTAAACGAGTTGCCAGAATGTATGAAGAGATTTTTCAAGGGCTGAAGCAGGATCCGAAAGAACATTTTAAAACGGTATTTGGGGAAGATCATGAAGAACTTGTTTTAGTTAAAGATATTCCATTTTACTCTACCTGCGAGCACCATCTTGTACCTTTTTTTGGTAAAGTACATATAGGCTATTTACCTAAAGGAGGTAAGGTTACTGGTTTAAGTAAAATGGCAAGAGCTGTAGAGGCAGTGACGAAGCGGCCTCAGCTTCAAGAACGGATTACATCGACAATTGCTGATTCCATGGTGGAAACTCTGAATCCACTGGGAGTTATTGTTATTGTAGAAGCAGAGCATATGTGTATGACGATGCGTGGAGTTAAAAAACCGGGTTCCCAAACGGTTACCTCCGCGGTTAGAGGAGCTTTTAAAGATAATGATGCTGCTCGTGCCGAAGTAATGGCATTAATTAAATAA
- the mtrB gene encoding trp RNA-binding attenuation protein MtrB: protein MNVAQSNDYIVIKANQDGVNVIGLTRGTDTRFHHSEKLDKNEMMIAQFTEHTSAIKIRGDATIQTAHGEMKSGNE from the coding sequence ATAAACGTGGCACAGTCCAATGATTATATTGTTATTAAAGCAAATCAGGATGGAGTAAACGTAATAGGCCTCACCCGCGGTACGGATACGAGGTTTCACCACTCCGAAAAGCTGGATAAAAATGAAATGATGATCGCTCAGTTTACTGAACATACTTCAGCTATAAAAATACGCGGCGACGCAACGATTCAAACTGCTCATGGAGAAATGAAAAGTGGAAACGAATAA
- a CDS encoding heptaprenyl diphosphate synthase component 1, with the protein MTATYDNIHIIHKLTTEFYQQTKEPFIQRYIPEPVMNPMQAGLLLFMLDNSKIAVSSSQSVTLAALLIQAAMDTHDRIGTAEVDSEIERKQRQLTVLAGDYYSSLYYTLLAGCGEPRFIRIMSKAVQEINEAKMRTLEAVDAGTALEHYMVVRSAMTTHLAAYLGFASAIPDLRRLFLLQSLKEKQTGFLLYSALSKSPMNKIEKTDQLHSQIVNSTKEDFGLQSKIEEEANRIYMIP; encoded by the coding sequence ATGACTGCAACATATGATAACATTCATATCATACATAAATTAACGACGGAATTTTACCAGCAGACTAAAGAACCTTTTATTCAAAGATATATACCTGAACCTGTAATGAATCCAATGCAGGCAGGGTTATTATTATTCATGCTTGATAATTCAAAAATCGCAGTTTCATCTTCTCAGTCTGTGACTTTGGCTGCTCTTCTCATTCAGGCAGCAATGGACACGCATGATCGTATCGGCACAGCGGAGGTCGATTCGGAAATTGAAAGAAAGCAGAGGCAGCTCACAGTTCTTGCAGGGGACTATTACAGCAGTCTTTACTATACTCTTCTCGCCGGATGCGGTGAGCCTCGATTCATCAGAATTATGTCAAAAGCCGTACAGGAAATTAACGAAGCTAAAATGAGAACTTTAGAGGCCGTTGATGCCGGCACAGCTCTTGAGCACTATATGGTGGTTCGAAGTGCCATGACGACTCACCTTGCTGCCTATTTAGGATTTGCATCTGCTATTCCGGACCTGCGCCGGCTCTTTCTTTTGCAGAGTTTAAAGGAAAAGCAGACAGGTTTCCTGCTTTATTCAGCGCTAAGTAAAAGTCCTATGAACAAAATCGAAAAGACTGATCAACTCCACAGTCAGATTGTAAATTCAACTAAAGAGGATTTTGGTCTGCAATCAAAAATTGAGGAAGAAGCAAATAGAATATATATGATTCCCTGA
- a CDS encoding demethylmenaquinone methyltransferase, which yields MALSKEQKVHEIFESISDQYDKMNAIISFQRHVAWRKDTMEYMNVQAGQKALDVCCGTADWTIQLAEACGPSGAVKGLDFSRKMLDIGVEKINDYKQIELIQGNAMELPFEDNTFHYVTIGFGLRNVPDYVQVLKEMHRVVKPGGTVVCLETSQPTLPVFKQLYWFYFTYIMPFFGRVFAKSYEQYSWLQESTKQFPDKQRLALMFYEAGFDTVKIKSYSAGAAASHFAVKGGTRGHS from the coding sequence ATGGCATTATCCAAAGAACAGAAGGTGCACGAAATTTTTGAATCCATCTCGGATCAATACGATAAAATGAACGCAATTATAAGCTTTCAGAGACATGTAGCCTGGCGGAAAGATACGATGGAATATATGAACGTGCAGGCTGGACAAAAAGCGCTGGATGTCTGCTGTGGTACTGCAGACTGGACAATTCAGCTGGCGGAAGCATGCGGACCTTCAGGTGCAGTGAAAGGTCTGGATTTCAGTCGTAAGATGCTCGATATCGGCGTTGAAAAGATAAATGATTATAAGCAGATAGAATTGATCCAGGGAAATGCAATGGAACTACCTTTTGAAGACAACACTTTTCATTACGTCACGATCGGATTCGGCCTGCGTAACGTTCCTGATTATGTCCAGGTTTTAAAAGAAATGCACAGGGTAGTAAAACCCGGAGGCACGGTGGTTTGTCTTGAAACCTCCCAGCCGACTCTGCCGGTTTTCAAACAGCTCTACTGGTTTTATTTCACTTATATTATGCCTTTTTTCGGAAGAGTTTTTGCCAAAAGCTATGAACAGTATTCCTGGCTGCAGGAGTCAACAAAGCAGTTTCCTGATAAACAAAGACTGGCACTAATGTTTTACGAAGCAGGCTTTGATACGGTAAAAATCAAATCTTACTCAGCGGGGGCAGCGGCTTCTCATTTTGCTGTTAAAGGTGGAACGAGGGGGCACTCATGA
- a CDS encoding UbiA-like polyprenyltransferase, translating to MRKIKIILEMIKFEHTVFALPFAFLGAVLGSMLINGGWPPLIDWLWITLAMVGARSAAMSLNRVIDAKIDKENPRTAERAIPAGLLSVSETILFIVVSFFVLILAAYQLNMLAVYLLPIAVFFLVFYSYTKRFTWACHLFLGITIGLAPLGGWVAATGTLTWEAMVLFAAVALWTAGFDVIYATQDAEYDKDVKLHSIPSRFGIARALTFARVFHIISFTAMLVLILITPLGWIYLTGTIAVGVIMVYEHSLVSPNDLSKVSVAFFTMNGIISILMLVFTIGDLLITA from the coding sequence ATGAGGAAAATAAAAATTATTCTGGAAATGATAAAATTTGAACATACGGTTTTTGCACTGCCCTTTGCATTTTTGGGAGCTGTACTTGGCAGTATGCTTATTAACGGAGGCTGGCCGCCTTTAATCGATTGGCTGTGGATCACTCTTGCCATGGTAGGGGCCCGGAGTGCAGCTATGTCACTGAATAGAGTTATTGATGCAAAAATCGATAAAGAGAACCCGCGGACTGCTGAAAGAGCTATTCCTGCCGGACTGCTGTCTGTATCTGAAACGATTCTGTTTATAGTGGTTTCTTTTTTTGTGCTTATATTAGCTGCATACCAGCTTAATATGCTGGCGGTTTATTTACTTCCAATAGCAGTATTTTTTCTCGTTTTTTATTCCTATACAAAACGTTTCACGTGGGCCTGTCATCTGTTTTTAGGTATAACTATCGGTTTAGCACCGCTTGGAGGATGGGTTGCTGCTACGGGAACGCTTACATGGGAGGCGATGGTACTATTTGCAGCAGTAGCTTTATGGACAGCGGGATTCGATGTCATATATGCTACACAGGATGCTGAATATGATAAAGATGTTAAGCTGCATTCAATACCAAGCAGATTTGGTATCGCAAGAGCCCTTACTTTCGCAAGAGTCTTCCATATCATCAGTTTTACAGCAATGCTTGTATTAATATTAATTACACCACTGGGCTGGATTTACCTGACTGGAACGATTGCAGTTGGTGTGATTATGGTCTACGAGCATTCTTTAGTCTCACCAAATGATTTATCGAAAGTCAGCGTAGCTTTTTTTACAATGAATGGAATAATCAGTATACTAATGCTTGTATTTACAATCGGAGATTTATTAATTACAGCCTGA
- a CDS encoding menaquinone biosynthesis protein yields MSLKVGEINYTNIMPMFSKLPRQLLTDRGFQFIQAVPAELNQLMAEGKVDVGGISSFEYARNPQAYLVLPNLSVSSIGSVGSIFLFSKLPIQELDQADIALTSSSATSVHLLKILLKRYIYVNPEYYVETPSIQEMLNKYDACLLIGDDAIKASWEQPALYRYDLGALWYEWTGYPMTYALFAVRRTAAAANKPEIQLLYESFIQSKFDNMKDSFAELIKNINNTVGGSEDFWENYFRNLHFGLSDEHFKGLELYIRLLAEDGYIYGKAGIELWQPVNDDKISKVDVT; encoded by the coding sequence ATGTCGTTGAAAGTCGGAGAAATAAATTACACAAATATCATGCCAATGTTTTCGAAACTTCCCCGGCAGCTTTTGACAGACAGAGGCTTTCAATTTATACAGGCTGTACCCGCTGAATTAAATCAATTAATGGCGGAAGGAAAAGTGGATGTGGGTGGGATCAGTTCTTTTGAATATGCGAGGAATCCGCAGGCGTATCTGGTTCTTCCTAATCTATCTGTTTCTTCTATTGGATCTGTCGGCTCCATTTTTTTATTCTCAAAACTGCCGATTCAGGAACTTGATCAAGCGGATATAGCTCTTACATCAAGCTCGGCTACTTCTGTACATCTGCTGAAAATTCTGCTTAAACGTTATATATATGTAAATCCCGAGTATTATGTAGAAACTCCTTCTATACAAGAAATGTTGAATAAGTATGACGCATGCCTTTTGATTGGTGATGATGCAATCAAAGCTTCCTGGGAACAGCCTGCATTATACCGTTATGATCTGGGAGCGTTATGGTACGAGTGGACCGGCTACCCTATGACATATGCTTTATTTGCAGTACGGAGAACAGCAGCAGCTGCTAATAAACCTGAGATTCAGCTGCTTTATGAGTCCTTCATCCAAAGTAAATTTGATAATATGAAGGATTCTTTTGCTGAGCTTATAAAAAATATTAATAATACTGTCGGTGGAAGTGAAGATTTTTGGGAAAATTATTTCCGGAACCTGCACTTCGGCCTATCAGACGAGCATTTTAAAGGCCTGGAACTTTATATCCGCCTTCTCGCAGAAGACGGATATATTTACGGTAAGGCCGGAATTGAATTATGGCAGCCGGTAAACGATGATAAAATCAGTAAGGTGGACGTAACATGA
- the hepT gene encoding heptaprenyl diphosphate synthase component II, translating to MTLAEIYKDLRSDILKLEKEIETQVGAEHCVLRAASNHILKAGGKRIRPVFVLLSARYGQYNLEEIKKVAVPLELIHMASLVHDDVIDNADVRRGKKTIKSKWDNRVAMYTGDYIFAKATEIATFSKYSEIHPILAHAMREMCIGEVEQLRDQFITEQTLRQYLRRIKRKTALLISVSCELGAVVSEADKSAQHALKWYGYYAGMAFQITDDILDFVGTEKELGKPAGSDLIQGNITYPALYAMQKNPEFHRKVQRYMKNPGSYPLNVQESVTIIRESGAVEASKALADQYVNKAVKMLKGIDESPERSSLSKIASYIGSRNF from the coding sequence ATGACTTTAGCTGAAATATATAAGGACCTGCGTTCTGACATCCTCAAACTGGAAAAAGAAATAGAAACACAGGTTGGAGCGGAACATTGCGTATTGAGAGCAGCCTCAAATCATATTTTAAAAGCGGGAGGGAAAAGAATCCGGCCTGTTTTTGTACTTTTGAGTGCCAGATACGGGCAATACAATCTTGAAGAAATAAAAAAAGTAGCCGTTCCTCTGGAGTTAATTCATATGGCCTCTCTCGTTCACGATGATGTTATTGATAATGCGGATGTCAGGCGCGGAAAAAAGACAATTAAATCGAAATGGGACAACCGGGTCGCAATGTATACCGGAGATTATATTTTTGCTAAAGCGACGGAAATAGCAACATTCAGTAAATATTCTGAAATTCATCCCATTTTAGCTCATGCTATGAGGGAAATGTGCATCGGAGAAGTAGAGCAGCTCCGGGATCAATTTATTACGGAACAGACGCTTCGTCAGTATCTGCGAAGAATAAAAAGGAAAACAGCACTGCTCATTTCTGTCAGCTGTGAATTGGGGGCTGTGGTTTCCGAAGCTGATAAATCAGCGCAGCATGCCTTGAAATGGTACGGTTACTACGCTGGGATGGCTTTCCAGATTACTGATGATATTCTTGATTTCGTAGGCACAGAGAAGGAACTAGGCAAACCGGCAGGAAGTGATCTTATTCAGGGGAACATCACTTATCCAGCTTTGTATGCTATGCAGAAAAACCCCGAATTTCATAGAAAAGTGCAGCGCTACATGAAAAATCCCGGCTCTTATCCACTTAATGTCCAGGAGTCTGTAACCATCATCAGAGAGAGCGGAGCCGTTGAAGCATCCAAAGCCCTTGCAGATCAATATGTAAATAAAGCTGTGAAAATGCTGAAAGGAATTGATGAGTCTCCAGAGAGGTCTTCTTTAAGTAAAATTGCTTCTTATATAGGAAGCCGAAACTTTTAA
- the ndk gene encoding nucleoside-diphosphate kinase, translating to MEKTFVMVKPDGVKRGLTSAIMQRFESKGFRLCGAKLMQMSETLAKTHYEEHKERPFFGDLTKFITSGPVFAMVLEGEGVIDEARKMIGKTDPKEAAPGTIRGDYAILKSENIIHGSDSPESADREIALYFTKEELIEDRSSTRV from the coding sequence ATGGAGAAAACTTTTGTTATGGTGAAGCCCGATGGTGTTAAAAGAGGGTTAACAAGTGCGATAATGCAGCGTTTTGAATCAAAAGGATTCCGCTTATGCGGAGCTAAGCTTATGCAGATGAGTGAAACACTGGCAAAAACTCACTACGAAGAACATAAGGAGCGTCCTTTTTTTGGAGACTTAACTAAATTCATTACTTCAGGACCGGTTTTTGCAATGGTTCTTGAAGGAGAAGGTGTGATTGACGAAGCTCGTAAAATGATTGGAAAAACAGATCCGAAAGAGGCTGCTCCAGGTACAATTCGGGGGGATTATGCCATTTTAAAGTCTGAAAACATTATTCACGGTTCTGATTCTCCGGAGAGTGCGGACCGGGAAATTGCTCTATATTTTACAAAAGAAGAACTGATTGAAGACCGTTCATCGACCAGAGTGTAA